In one window of Candidatus Binatia bacterium DNA:
- a CDS encoding choice-of-anchor tandem repeat GloVer-containing protein: MRRAVLFLGCVTLVSCSPGLTSSPLPGGAAYETSAVFLASNGYKVVFRFGGKASGVSPGAGLIDIKGTLYGTTSAGGANKHGTVFSLTTAGKEKVLHSFKGSSDGAAPGYGSLIEVGGTLYGTTQNGGDAKDNGTVFKITTAGVERTLYRFKGGKDGANPIAALAAVNGKLYGTTQSGGSSGNGTVFSVTTSGAEKVLYSFKGGSDGANPTAGLTDVSGTLYGTTKNGGGGCSTGCGTVFSVSTNGTEDVLHAFQGSPDDGATPTGGLTDVKGALYGTTQNAGKVHSNVPYGTAFKITTSGKETLLHTFIYRDGENPSYGNLTDVRGMLYGTTPNGGPNGFGVVFRISTSGAEKILYSFKGGKDGANPYAGPVAVSGKLYGITQAGGGPASAGTAFSILP; the protein is encoded by the coding sequence ATGCGGAGAGCCGTTCTATTTCTCGGATGCGTGACGCTCGTGAGCTGCTCGCCGGGTCTGACCTCTTCGCCTCTGCCCGGCGGCGCGGCGTACGAAACGTCAGCGGTTTTTCTCGCGAGCAATGGCTATAAGGTCGTCTTTCGCTTCGGTGGAAAGGCCAGCGGTGTTTCGCCCGGCGCGGGTCTGATCGATATCAAAGGTACGCTGTACGGCACGACGTCCGCGGGCGGAGCGAACAAACACGGGACGGTCTTCAGCCTCACGACGGCCGGTAAGGAAAAGGTTCTGCACAGCTTCAAAGGCAGTTCCGACGGGGCCGCGCCGGGCTACGGGAGCTTGATCGAGGTCGGCGGCACGCTCTACGGAACGACGCAAAACGGCGGTGACGCCAAAGACAACGGCACGGTGTTCAAGATCACTACGGCCGGCGTGGAGAGGACGCTGTACCGTTTCAAGGGCGGGAAGGACGGCGCCAACCCGATCGCGGCGCTGGCCGCAGTGAACGGCAAGCTCTACGGCACGACGCAAAGCGGCGGCTCGAGCGGAAACGGAACCGTATTCTCGGTCACGACCTCGGGCGCGGAGAAGGTCCTCTACAGCTTTAAAGGCGGATCGGACGGCGCGAATCCGACGGCCGGCTTGACCGACGTAAGCGGCACGCTCTACGGCACGACAAAGAACGGCGGGGGTGGATGCTCGACCGGTTGTGGGACCGTGTTTAGCGTGTCGACCAACGGTACCGAAGATGTGCTTCACGCATTCCAGGGCTCGCCCGACGATGGCGCGACGCCGACGGGCGGCCTGACCGACGTGAAGGGCGCTCTGTACGGCACCACGCAAAACGCCGGCAAAGTGCACAGCAACGTGCCGTACGGCACCGCGTTCAAGATAACGACCTCGGGGAAAGAGACGCTGCTCCACACCTTCATCTACCGAGACGGTGAGAATCCGTCGTATGGGAACCTGACCGATGTAAGGGGCATGCTGTACGGCACGACGCCAAACGGTGGACCGAATGGCTTTGGCGTCGTCTTCCGCATCTCGACCTCCGGCGCCGAGAAGATCCTATACAGCTTCAAGGGCGGAAAGGATGGGGCGAACCCGTACGCGGGGCCGGTGGCCGTCAGCGGAAAGCTCTACGGCATTACACAGGCCGGCGGGGGACCGGCCTCCGCGGGAACGGCGTTTTCGATTCTGCCCTGA
- a CDS encoding DHA2 family efflux MFS transporter permease subunit, translating into MRVAERAPTTRGTLPARPVAPVSTNGSPRQAASPLVEYGVPRYLVVIGVMLAALLQTVDLTIVNVALPTVQGNLGATVDEGTWVLTGYVIANVIVIPMTPWLQLRFGRKNYFLASIVGFTIASVLCGMATSLTALILFRVVQGAFGGGLLATAQVVLRDTFPPEQLGMSQSIFALGTIVGPSVGPTLGGILVDNFSWPWVFDVNVVPGALAFVLLWRYMRDDGKRQRASVDVTGIALLVVAVSCLQYVLDQGQHDDWFADQSIVACSWLAAAATAAFVWWELRVAQPIVDLRVIGKPAVAAALTIAAAYAAIIFPSLLLLPQFTIDNLGFTSTSAGLLIGARALPVLLLTIPVARLAGLPRFDLRFAIGGGLAVCGLGSLWLATRLTTDSNFGTFIAPLLFIGAGSAFVYTPLLVATMRAVAPEAAAKAASFIVLFFQLGGSISSASVVAFLDRRLQFHQTILAAQTALSRLPVADFVQHGGLTQLAATVEAQAAALSYADMFLITGVAALLVTPGVLLLARRS; encoded by the coding sequence ATGCGAGTTGCTGAACGAGCCCCGACCACCCGGGGCACTCTTCCCGCGCGGCCCGTCGCGCCGGTTTCGACCAATGGTTCGCCTCGCCAGGCGGCCTCGCCGCTCGTCGAGTACGGGGTTCCGCGCTATCTGGTCGTCATCGGCGTCATGCTCGCGGCGCTGCTGCAGACGGTCGACCTTACGATCGTCAACGTCGCGCTACCGACGGTTCAGGGCAACCTCGGTGCGACTGTCGACGAGGGCACGTGGGTGTTGACCGGATACGTCATCGCCAACGTCATCGTGATTCCGATGACGCCCTGGCTGCAGCTGCGCTTCGGGCGCAAGAACTATTTCCTGGCGTCGATCGTGGGGTTCACGATCGCGTCGGTGCTGTGCGGGATGGCGACGTCGCTGACGGCGCTGATCCTCTTCCGTGTGGTGCAGGGCGCGTTCGGCGGCGGCCTGCTCGCGACGGCGCAGGTGGTTCTGCGCGACACATTTCCACCCGAGCAGCTCGGGATGAGCCAGTCGATCTTCGCGCTGGGCACGATCGTCGGGCCGTCGGTCGGACCGACGCTGGGAGGAATTCTCGTCGATAACTTTTCGTGGCCCTGGGTCTTCGACGTGAACGTGGTGCCGGGAGCGCTGGCCTTCGTCCTATTGTGGCGCTACATGCGTGACGACGGCAAGCGGCAGCGAGCTTCGGTCGACGTGACGGGCATCGCGCTGCTCGTCGTCGCCGTCAGCTGCCTGCAGTACGTGCTCGATCAGGGGCAGCACGACGACTGGTTCGCGGACCAATCCATCGTCGCGTGCAGCTGGCTGGCCGCGGCCGCAACGGCGGCGTTCGTCTGGTGGGAGCTGCGTGTGGCGCAGCCGATCGTGGATCTGCGCGTCATCGGCAAGCCGGCGGTGGCCGCGGCGCTGACGATTGCGGCGGCCTACGCGGCGATCATCTTCCCGAGTTTGCTGCTGCTGCCGCAGTTCACGATCGATAACCTCGGCTTCACGAGTACGAGCGCTGGGCTGCTGATCGGCGCGCGCGCGCTGCCGGTGCTGCTGCTCACGATCCCCGTCGCACGCCTCGCGGGTCTCCCGCGCTTCGATCTGCGCTTCGCGATCGGCGGCGGTTTGGCGGTGTGCGGTTTGGGTTCGCTGTGGCTGGCGACCCGTCTCACGACGGACAGTAACTTCGGCACCTTCATCGCTCCGCTGCTCTTCATCGGAGCGGGCTCAGCGTTCGTCTACACGCCGCTGCTGGTCGCGACGATGCGCGCCGTAGCGCCAGAGGCCGCGGCGAAAGCAGCGTCGTTCATCGTGCTGTTCTTTCAGCTGGGCGGTTCGATCTCATCGGCGTCGGTCGTCGCCTTCTTGGATCGGCGGCTGCAGTTCCATCAAACGATTCTCGCGGCGCAGACGGCGCTCTCGCGGCTGCCGGTGGCGGACTTCGTGCAGCACGGCGGCCTGACGCAACTCGCCGCCACAGTCGAAGCACAGGCCGCCGCGTTATCTTACGCAGACATGTTTCTCATCACCGGCGTCGCGGCGCTTCTCGTCACCCCGGGCGTGCTGCTCTTGGCACGCAGATCATAA